In Carya illinoinensis cultivar Pawnee chromosome 10, C.illinoinensisPawnee_v1, whole genome shotgun sequence, one DNA window encodes the following:
- the LOC122280076 gene encoding ATP-dependent 6-phosphofructokinase 2, whose product MAVSYTEANNLTTAPIPCSPNQNCNSTATAALSISAVQLPHLTDYLHDLQTRTNPLEHNPFYRPSDGFYITDSDVVLCHVVHDLSSPSHSAAYHRAGPRNRVFLDQPSRTRAAIVTCGGLCPGLNTVIRELVVGLWDLYGVRQIFGVKAGYRGFYSSEPVELNPKLVHNWHQKGGTALETSRGGFDLQKIVDGIQDHGFNQVYIIGGDGAMGGAVKIFDEIRRRRLNISVTGIPKTVDNDVGIIDRSFGFQTAVERAQEAISAAYVEAESAVNGIGIVKLMGRSTGHIALHATLSSREVDCCLIPEIDFYLEGKGGLFEFLEQQVKENGHAVLVVAEGAGQDLIPRKDAQMSEKDESGNPVLLDVGSWLKSELKKWWARDHPDELFTVKYIDPTYMIRAVPANATDNLYCTLLAHSAIHGVMAGYTGFVSGRVNGNYAYIPLEEVAQAKSEVNINDHKWAWVRSVTNQPDFVRNHTLNHADIP is encoded by the exons ATGGCCGTTTCATACACAGAAGCTAACAACCTCACCACCGCACCGATACCATGCTCACCGAATCAAAACTGTAACAGTACCGCCACCGCCGCCTTATCAATCTCCGCCGTGCAACTCCCACACCTTACCGACTACCTTCATGACCTCCAAACCCGCACCAACCCTTTAGAGCACAATCCATTCTACCGCCCCTCCGACGGATTCTACATCACCGACTCCGATGTAGTCCTCTGCCATGTCGTCCACGACCTCTCCTCCCCTTCCCATTCCGCCGCGTACCACCGAGCCGGTCCGCGCAACCGGGTCTTCCTGGACCAACCTTCACGGACCCGGGCTGCCATCGTCACCTGCGGTGGACTCTGCCCCGGTCTGAACACCGTCATCAGGGAGCTCGTTGTGGGCCTCTGGGACCTCTACGGGGTGCGGCAGATATTCGGGGTGAAAGCAGGGTACAGGGGGTTCTACTCCTCGGAGCCCGTGGAGCTGAATCCCAAGCTGGTCCACAACTGGCACCAAAAAGGCGGCACTGCGCTTGAGACTTCCAGGGGAGGTTTTGATCTCCAGAAGATCGTCGACGGTATACAGGATCATGGCTTTAACCAG GTGTACATCATAGGCGGGGATGGCGCAATGGGTGGAGCTGTGAAGATATTCGACGAAATCCGTCGACGGAGACTGAATATTTCAGTCACCGGGATCCCAAAAACCGTCGACAATGACGTTGGCATCATCGACAGATCATTCGGGTTCCAGACAGCAGTAGAAAGAGCACAGGAAGCGATCAGTGCAGCTTATGTTGAGGCCGAGAGTGCAGTGAACGGAATAGGCATCGTGAAGCTAATGGGTCGAAGCACAGGCCATATTGCCCTTCACGCAACATTGAGCAGCCGTGAGGTCGACTGCTGCTTGATTCCCGAAATCGATTTCTACTTGGAAGGAAAAGGAGGGCTGTTCGAATTCCTTGAACAGCAAGTGAAGGAAAATGGGCATGCAGTATTAGTAGTTGCTGAGGGAGCAGGCCAGGATCTGATTCCAAGAAAAGATGCACAGATGTCGGAGAAGGATGAATCCGGCAACCCAGTACTCTTAGACGTCGGCAGCTGGTTGAAGTCGGAGCTGAAGAAATGGTGGGCAAGAGACCACCCAGATGAGCTTTTTACAGTGAAATACATAGATCCAACGTACATGATTCGTGCTGTTCCTGCGAATGCTACGGATAATCTTTACTGCACTCTTCTAGCTCACTCTGCCATTCATGGAGTTATGGCAGGGTACACTGGATTTGTTTCTGGTCGTGTTAATGGAAACTATGCGTATATTCCGCTGGAGGAGGTGGCACAGGCGAAGAGTGAAGTGAACATAAATGATCACAAATGGGCATGGGTTAGATCTGTCACCAACCAACCGGATTTTGTGAGGAACCACACATTGAACCACGCAGACATACCGTGA
- the LOC122280075 gene encoding subtilisin-like protease SBT5.4 — protein sequence MAFSKLLVFFLTFVVFSAFQESAFATKQSYIVYLGSHAHAPDVSEAELDRVTDSHIEFLGSFLGSHEKAKDAIFYSYRRHINGFAANLEEGEAAEIKKHPKVVSIFLNQGRKLHTTHSWEFMSMDQGGVVHSSSLWEKARFGEDTIIGNLDTGVWPTLPSFSDEGYGPIPSKWKGDCRNSHGVHCNRKLIGAQYYIKGFVAYNGAVNSSFETVVDVEGHGSHTLSTAGGNFVPGASIFGVGNGTAKGGSPRARVAAYKVCWPGDVTGGCFDADIMAAFDRAIHDGVDVLSLSLGGPPSSYFQDGLSIGAFHAVKKGIVVVCSAGNSGPSPGTVSNVAPWLITVGASTLDREFQAFVELQNGLRLKGTSLSRPLPEDRFYPLIAGAQARAENKSAVDAMLCMEGVLDPKKVKGKILVCLRGRNDRVEKGQAAALAGAAGMILCNDKVDGNEIIADPHVLPASHINYKDGHAVFAYIASTNDPMGFITAPTAALNIKPAPFMAAFSSKGPNTITPEILKPDVTAPGVDIIAGYTQATSPSELPFDHRRVPFNIMSGTSMSCPHVSGVVGLLKTLHPAWSPAAIRSAIMTTARTRDNTVKPMLNASYVKATPFERGAGHLRPNRAMDPGLVYDLTNDDYLNFLCSLGYNQTTVELFSDFPYECPKLASLLDFNYPSIAVPKLSGKVTVTRKLKSVGSPGIYSARVLNPVGVSVHVEPQILKFENVGEEKSFTLTLEAEEPGLARDYVFGELIWSDGRHYVRSPIAVSTAKKMS from the exons ATGGCGTTTTCAAAGCTTTTGGTTTTCTTCCTCACGTTCGTCGTTTTTTCTGCGTTCCAAGAATCCGCTTTTGCAACCAAACAA TCGTATATAGTGTACCTTGGATCCCATGCACACGCTCCAGACGTTTCTGAAGCTGAACTAGATCGGGTGACTGATTCTCATATTGAATTCCTCGGATCATTCTTGGGAAG TCATGAGAAGGCCAAGGATGCAATTTTCTACTCGTATAGAAGGCATATCAACGGTTTTGCTGCGAACCTCGAAGAGGGAGAGGCAGCTGAAATCAAGA AGCACCCAAAAGTCGTGTCAATTTTCTTAAACCAAGGAAGAAAATTACACACAACTCATTCATGGGAATTCATGTCGATGGATCAAGGGGGTGTGGTTCACTCAAGTTCCTTGTGGGAAAAGGCCAGATTTGGTGAAGACACGATCATTGGAAATCTTGACACTG GTGTTTGGCCTACATTACCGAGCTTCAGCGACGAAGGTTATGGACCCATCCCATCAAAGTGGAAAGGAGATTGTAGAAATAGTCATGGAGTCCATTGCAATAG GAAGCTGATTGGGGCGCAATACTACATCAAAGGCTTTGTCGCCTATAATGGGGCAGTCAACTCTAGCTTCGAAACTGTAGTTGATGTTGAAGGCCATGGTTCTCACACGCTATCAACAGCAGGAGGGAATTTCGTCCCTGGCGCAAGCATATTTGGTGTGGGCAATGGAACGGCCAAAGGTGGTTCCCCTCGAGCCCGAGTGGCTGCCTACAAGGTCTGCTGGCCAGGAGACGTAACCGGTGGATGCTTTGATGCTGATATTATGGCAGCCTTCGATAGGGCCATCCATGATGGGGTTGACGTCCTTTCTTTGTCACTCGGTGGCCCTCCTTCTTCATACTTCCAGGATGGCCTTTCAATCGGCGCATTCCATGCTGTTAAGAAAGGCATCGTCGTGGTTTGCTCGGCTGGAAATAGTGGACCATCTCCCGGAACTGTCTCAAATGTTGCACCTTGGTTGATAACTGTTGGAGCAAGCACCTTGGATCGAGAGTTCCAAGCTTTTGTTGAACTCCAAAATGGGCTCCGACTCAAG GGTACAAGCCTGTCTAGACCTTTGCCAGAAGATCGATTCTACCCACTTATAGCCGGTGCACAGGCTAGGGCTGAAAATAAATCTGCTGTAGATGC TATGCTGTGCATGGAGGGAGTACTGGATCCTAAAAAAGTAAAGGGTAAGATTTTGGTCTGTCTGAGGGGAAGAAATGATAGAGTTGAGAAGGGACAAGCAGCAGCTCTTGCTGGTGCAGCTGGGATGATTCTTTGCAATGATAAGGTCGATGGTAATGAAATCATTGCGGATCCTCACGTGCTACCGGCATCACATATTAACTATAAAGATGGTCATGCTGTCTTTGCCTACATCGCTTCGACtaa TGACCCAATGGGATTTATAACAGCTCCAACAGCAGCACTTAACATAAAGCCTGCACCATTCATGGCAGCATTCTCGTCCAAAGGGCCTAATACTATTACACCAGAGATTCTCAAG CCTGATGTCACTGCTCCTGGAGTGGATATCATAGCTGGCTACACCCAAGCAACAAGCCCGTCAGAGCTACCTTTTGATCATCGTAGAGTTCCTTTCAACATTATGTCTGGCACATCCATGTCTTGCCCCCATGTTTCTGGAGTTGTTGGCCTTCTTAAGACTCTTCATCCTGCCTGGAGCCCAGCTGCAATAAGATCTGCGATCATGACAACCG CAAGAACAAGGGATAACACTGTGAAGCCAATGCTCAATGCAAGCTATGTGAAGGCAACGCCATTCGAGCGAGGCGCCGGCCACCTCCGACCAAACCGTGCCATGGACCCCGGCTTGGTCTATGACTTAACCAACGATGATTATTTGAACTTCCTCTGCAGCCTCGGCTATAACCAGACCACTGTTGAACTATTTTCCGATTTTCCTTATGAATGTCCCAAGTTAGCCAGCCTTCTGGATTTCAACTATCCCTCCATAGCTGTCCCAAAGCTCTCTGGAAAGGTGACTGTGACGCGGAAACTGAAGAGTGTTGGCTCTCCAGGCATCTATTCAGCTCGTGTCCTAAACCCAGTTGGAGTTTCAGTCCATGTGGAGCCCCAAATATTGAAGTTTGAGAATGTTGGAGAGGAGAAGAGCTTTACGTTGACCCTGGAAGCCGAGGAACCTGGTCTTGCTCGAGACTATGTTTTTGGAGAGCTAATTTGGTCGGATGGCAGGCACTACGTGAGGAGTCCAATAGCAGTTTCCACCGCTAAGAAGATGAGTTAG